AGCGCCAAAGGCTTCGCCCTTGGCCTGCAACTGGGCGGGGTCGAGCGTGGCCGGCTGAGCCGGTGTGGCGGCGGCCGGCGGCGAGGCCGGGGTCTGAGCATCGGTCTGCGCCAGCGCCGGAGCGGCGACGGCGAGGGCCAGAATGGAAACAGCGGCGAGCAGGCGCATGGGACGGGCTCCAAAAACAGGTCCGCCACCGTGACGCGGGATCACGGCGGCGGCAAGTGAGCGATCGTTCATGGACGCCGGTCGGCGTCAGCCCCCGCGCTGGTCCCGGCGCGCCAGCACCCGCAGGCGCAGGGCGTTCAGCTTGATGAAGCCGGCGGCGTCGCGGTGGTCGTACGCCTGCACGCCTTCCTCGAACGTCACCAGGTCCTGGTCGTAGAGGGAGAAGGGGCTCTCGCGGCCGATCACCTGGACGTTGCCCTTGTACAGCTTGACCCGCACCGTGCCCGAGACCTTGGCTTGGGAGTGGTCGATGGCCGCCTGCAGCATCTCGCGCTCGGGCGAGAACCAGAAGCCGTTGTAGATCAGCTGGGCGTATTTCACCGCCAGCTCGTCCTTCAGGTGCATGGCCCCGCGATCCAGGGTGATCGACTCGATCCCCCGGTGGGCGGCCAGCAGAATGGTTCCGCCCGGCGTCTCATAGACCCCGCGCGACTTCATCCCGACGAAGCGGTTCTCGACCAGGTCGAGGCGTCCCACGCCGTTATCGTGGCCCAGCTGGTTCAGCCGGGTCAGGATCTCGGCCGGGCTCATCAGCTCGCCGTCGATCGAGACGGCGTCGCCGCGCTCGAAGCCCAGGGTGAAGACGGTCGGCGTATCCGGCGCGTCTTCGGGAGAAATGGTGCGCTGGTGCACGAACTCCGGCGCCTCGACCGCCGGGTCCTCCAGCACCTTGCCCTCGGAGGAGGAGTGCAGAAGGTTGGCGTCGACGCTGAACGGCGCCTCGCCGCGCTTGTCCTTGGAGATCGGGATCTGGTTCTTCTCGGCGAAGTCCAGCAGGGCCTCGCGCGACCGGAACTCCCATTCGCGCCAGGGAGCGATGACGTGGATGTCGGGGTTCAGGGCATAGTAGCTCAGCTCGAACCGCACCTGGTCATTGCCCTTGCCGGTGGCGCCGTGACAGACGGCGTCGGCGCCGACCTGGCGGGCGATCTCGATCTGGCGCTGGGCGATCAGTGGCCGGG
The genomic region above belongs to Brevundimonas sp. PAMC22021 and contains:
- a CDS encoding argininosuccinate synthase; this encodes MSSSPIKKVVLAYSGGLDTSIILKWLQTEYEAEVVTFTADLGQGEELGPAREKALKLGIKPENIFIDDLREEFVRDFVFPMFRANTVYEGQYLLGTSIARPLIAQRQIEIARQVGADAVCHGATGKGNDQVRFELSYYALNPDIHVIAPWREWEFRSREALLDFAEKNQIPISKDKRGEAPFSVDANLLHSSSEGKVLEDPAVEAPEFVHQRTISPEDAPDTPTVFTLGFERGDAVSIDGELMSPAEILTRLNQLGHDNGVGRLDLVENRFVGMKSRGVYETPGGTILLAAHRGIESITLDRGAMHLKDELAVKYAQLIYNGFWFSPEREMLQAAIDHSQAKVSGTVRVKLYKGNVQVIGRESPFSLYDQDLVTFEEGVQAYDHRDAAGFIKLNALRLRVLARRDQRGG